A region from the Pempheris klunzingeri isolate RE-2024b chromosome 17, fPemKlu1.hap1, whole genome shotgun sequence genome encodes:
- the LOC139216319 gene encoding CCN family member 1 produces MAFIPAHLSGCQAEGDRGLQISLWGLGQCWVTADCPVVCECPAGPPSCPPGVSSVPDGCGCCKVCAAQLNQDCHEGRPCDHHKGLECNYGNDVGRTHGICRAKAEGRSCEYNGRIYQNGENFRAGCKHQCTCIDGAVGCVPLCPSHVPLASPSCPTPQLVKVPGQCCLSIDCHKGTTAMPPVHRRPQPPAYPPYPFIPYPAYPYTKPYLKPFRKLYPYKPKKEKDTLGNELVEVGRKWDKQRGNKHLAAWRQVGDQCVVQTTSWSQCSRSCGMGISSRVTNDNARCKLIKETRLCNIRPCSSMSIPVKKGRKCSRTHKAPEPHRLSYAGCRSTRLYRPNYCGVCRDGRCCSPRRTRTASVSFACPDGERFNRSVMFIQSCKCSDECNHLNEAAMPPQRWLYGDTHKFID; encoded by the exons ATGGCTTTCATCCCTGCTCACCTCAGCGGATGCCAAGCGGAAGGCGACAGAGGGTTACAGATATCCCTGTGGGGCTTGGGACAGTGCTGG GTGACTGCTGATTGTCCggtggtgtgtgagtgtccaGCAGGGCCTCCATCCTGTCCGCCAGGGGTCAGCTCAGTCCCGGATGGCTGCGGCTGCTGCAAGGTGTGTGCTGCTCAGCTCAACCAGGATTGCCACGAAGGACGGCCCTGTGACCACCATAAAGGCCTGGAGTGCAACTACGGCAATGATGTGGGCCGCACCCATGGCATCTGCAGGG CCAAGGCAGAGGGCCGCTCGTGCGAATACAATGGGCGGATTTATCAAAACGGCGAGAATTTCCGTGCCGGTTGCAAGCACCAGTGCACCTGCATTGATGGAGCGGTGGGCTGCGTGCCCCTTTGCCCCAGCCATGTGCCCCTGGCGTCCCCTTCCTGCCCCACTCCGCAGCTGGTGAAGGTGCCAGGCCAGTGCTGCCTCAGCATCGACTGCCACAAGGGAACCACCGCCATGCCTCCGGTGCACCGCCGACCCCAACCTCCGGCTTATCCACCTTACCCCTTCATTCCCTACCCGGCCTACCCTTACACAAAGCCTTATCTGAAACCTTTCCGGAAGTTGTACCCCTACAAACCCAAAAAGGAGAAGGACACCCTGGGCAACGAGCTGGTGGAGGTGGGGCGCAAGTGGGACAAGCAGCGTGGAAACAAGCACCTGGCGG CCTGGAGGCAGGTGGGAGATCAGTGTGTGGTTCAGACTACTTCCTGGTCCCAGTGTTCTCGGAGCTGTGGGATGGGCATCTCCTCTCGTGTTACCAATGACAATGCCCGGTGTAAGCTGATCAAAGAGACGCGCCTGTGCAACATTAGACCCTGCAGCTCCATGTCTATCCCTGTCAAG AAAGGAAGGAAGTGCTCTCGTACCCACAAGGCCCCTGAGCCGCACCGCCTGTCCTATGCTGGCTGCAGGAGCACTCGCCTGTACAGGCCCAACTACTGTGGTGTATGTAGGGACGGCCGCTGCTGCTCACCCCGTCGTACGCGTACTGCCAGCGTGAGCTTCGCCTGCCCCGATGGCGAACGCTTCAACAGGTCCGTGATGTTCATCCAGTCCTGCAAGTGCAGCGATGAGTGCAATCATCTCAACGAGGCTGCCATGCCTCCACAGCGATGGCTCtatggagacacacacaagtTCATCGACTAG